In a single window of the Desulfuromonas sp. TF genome:
- a CDS encoding YaeQ family protein has translation MALTATIFKAHLQISDLDRPYYGDHQLTLARHPSETEERMMVRLLAFALHADENLNFTKGLCVDEEPDLWLKSLTGEIELWIDVGLPDERRVRKACNRAAQVCLYIYGGRAAGLWWQRNADKLQRFPNLRVIELPEEQSKRLANLVQRSMALQCTVQDGEIWLTCGDKTLSISLLARK, from the coding sequence ATGGCCCTGACCGCCACCATCTTCAAAGCACACCTGCAGATCTCCGACCTCGATCGCCCGTATTACGGCGACCATCAGCTGACCCTGGCGCGCCATCCGTCGGAGACCGAGGAGCGGATGATGGTGCGGCTGCTCGCCTTTGCCCTGCACGCCGATGAGAACCTGAATTTCACCAAGGGGTTGTGCGTCGACGAAGAACCGGATCTCTGGCTGAAGAGTCTCACGGGCGAGATCGAGTTGTGGATCGATGTCGGCCTCCCCGATGAGCGGCGGGTGCGCAAGGCCTGCAATCGTGCGGCTCAGGTCTGTCTTTATATCTATGGCGGCCGCGCCGCCGGGCTGTGGTGGCAGCGAAACGCTGACAAACTTCAGCGCTTTCCCAACCTTCGTGTGATCGAGCTTCCCGAAGAGCAGAGCAAGAGGCTGGCGAACCTGGTGCAGCGGAGCATGGCGTTGCAGTGCACGGTTCAGGATGGCGAAATCTGGCTGACTTGCGGCGATAAGACCCTGAGTATCTCGCTGCTGGCGCGGAAATAA